Proteins encoded within one genomic window of Saccharopolyspora pogona:
- a CDS encoding transglycosylase family protein, translated as MARYQGKHRRPSNTGRTIARVAVAGAVVATPIAIAAPANAAYAPNWDKLAQCESSGNWSINTGNGYYGGLQFSSSTWAAFGGTQYAGSAHQATREQQIAVAEKVLTAQGPNAWPGCTAKLNWTTGGTQVSVKTTTPVKTATPKQTETKVKPQTTTPKPAVKTSGADYTVQIGDTLSEIGEKFGVAFQEIAQRNLNIISDPDLIFPGQRLDIK; from the coding sequence ATGGCTCGCTACCAAGGCAAGCACCGAAGGCCTTCCAATACCGGCCGCACCATCGCCCGCGTCGCCGTCGCCGGCGCTGTGGTCGCCACCCCGATCGCGATCGCAGCCCCCGCCAACGCGGCGTACGCGCCGAACTGGGACAAGCTTGCCCAGTGCGAGAGCAGCGGCAACTGGAGCATCAACACCGGCAACGGCTACTACGGCGGACTCCAGTTCAGCTCGTCGACCTGGGCGGCCTTCGGCGGCACCCAGTACGCCGGCAGCGCCCACCAGGCGACCCGCGAGCAGCAGATCGCCGTCGCCGAGAAGGTCCTCACCGCGCAGGGCCCCAACGCGTGGCCCGGCTGCACCGCCAAACTCAACTGGACCACCGGCGGTACCCAGGTCAGCGTCAAGACCACCACGCCCGTCAAGACCGCCACGCCGAAGCAGACCGAGACCAAGGTCAAGCCCCAGACGACCACGCCCAAGCCGGCGGTTAAGACCAGCGGCGCGGACTACACGGTCCAGATCGGCGACACCCTGAGCGAGATCGGCGAGAAGTTCGGCGTCGCCTTCCAGGAAATCGCCCAGCGCAACTTGAACATCATCAGCGACCCGGACCTGATCTTCCCCGGTCAGCGGCTCGACATCAAATGA
- a CDS encoding SDR family NAD(P)-dependent oxidoreductase, which produces MQHESTEPRTWFITGASRGLGRAFAEAALAAGDRVVGVARDTTPLDELVDASDGRLVAFPLDISDRRAVFAGVERAIAAFGRLDVVVNNAGGVVLGMIEELTEEQARTHLDTNFFGAMWVSQAVVPHLRAQGSGRIVQVSSMGSAGGFAATGMYGAGKAALDSMSEALQMEVERFGIKVTILQPGGYETELFNRGLTQPTEHEAYAPLREWLAGLWAESEDFDPARAAEVVLQVVDMAEPPKRLILGAAAYDIFDQMTKAMTAELAKWESLSRKAQ; this is translated from the coding sequence GTGCAACACGAATCCACCGAACCCCGCACCTGGTTCATCACGGGCGCGTCCCGCGGTCTGGGGAGGGCGTTCGCCGAAGCTGCGCTGGCGGCCGGCGACCGGGTCGTCGGCGTCGCCCGCGACACCACACCGCTGGACGAACTCGTCGACGCCAGCGACGGCCGCCTGGTCGCGTTCCCGCTCGACATCTCAGACCGCCGCGCGGTCTTCGCCGGGGTCGAGCGGGCGATCGCGGCCTTCGGCCGCCTGGACGTCGTCGTGAACAACGCCGGCGGCGTGGTGCTCGGCATGATCGAGGAGCTCACCGAAGAGCAGGCGAGGACTCACCTGGACACCAACTTCTTCGGTGCGATGTGGGTGAGCCAGGCCGTTGTCCCGCACCTGCGGGCCCAGGGCTCGGGCCGCATCGTGCAGGTGTCCTCGATGGGCTCGGCCGGTGGCTTCGCGGCGACCGGCATGTACGGCGCGGGAAAGGCGGCGCTCGACTCGATGAGCGAGGCGCTGCAGATGGAGGTCGAGAGGTTCGGGATCAAGGTGACGATCCTGCAGCCGGGCGGCTACGAGACCGAGCTGTTCAACCGGGGCCTGACTCAGCCGACCGAGCACGAGGCTTACGCGCCGCTGCGTGAGTGGCTGGCCGGGCTGTGGGCCGAGTCGGAGGACTTCGATCCGGCACGAGCCGCGGAGGTGGTGCTCCAGGTGGTGGACATGGCGGAGCCCCCGAAGCGGCTGATCCTGGGCGCAGCGGCCTACGACATCTTCGACCAGATGACCAAGGCCATGACGGCCGAACTGGCAAAGTGGGAATCCCTCAGCCGAAAGGCCCAGTGA
- a CDS encoding TetR/AcrR family transcriptional regulator yields MASRKTPDATRRSERSRVAILTAARELIGEVGYAKLTIEAIAARAGVGKQTIYRWWPSKGAVVFDSLLVLSERDDGEGIVLPDTGDVEADLKTVLRATAAEFADPEFEAPIRALNTEIINDPELAAIYREKMEAPVREAKKERLRSAQHAGQLAADADLDLVLEVLYAPLAQRWLMRSGPLDDAFADALVDATLRAFRPE; encoded by the coding sequence ATGGCATCCCGGAAGACGCCGGACGCCACCCGCCGCAGCGAGCGGTCCCGGGTGGCGATCCTGACCGCTGCGCGCGAACTCATCGGAGAGGTCGGCTACGCCAAGCTGACCATCGAAGCCATCGCCGCCCGCGCCGGAGTCGGCAAGCAGACGATCTACCGCTGGTGGCCGTCGAAGGGCGCGGTCGTCTTCGACTCCCTGCTGGTGCTCAGCGAGCGGGATGACGGTGAAGGGATCGTGCTGCCGGACACCGGCGACGTCGAGGCGGACCTCAAGACCGTGCTGCGCGCGACGGCGGCCGAGTTCGCCGATCCCGAGTTCGAGGCGCCGATCCGGGCGCTCAACACCGAGATAATCAACGATCCGGAGCTGGCCGCGATCTACCGCGAGAAGATGGAAGCACCGGTGAGGGAGGCGAAGAAGGAGCGGCTGCGCAGCGCGCAGCACGCGGGCCAGCTCGCGGCCGACGCGGACCTGGACCTCGTCCTGGAGGTGCTGTACGCGCCGCTCGCCCAGCGCTGGCTGATGCGCTCCGGCCCGCTGGACGACGCCTTCGCCGACGCCCTGGTCGACGCGACCCTCCGCGCCTTCCGCCCGGAGTGA
- a CDS encoding IS110 family RNA-guided transposase translates to MTQESPRIIGGVDSHGQTHHGAVIDQVGRHLADKEFPTTTDGYRRLLEWMRSHGELVAIGVEGTGAYGAELARVLTASGISVIEVDRPDRKTRRLRGKSDSIDAYAAATAVLAERATGIPKSRDGVVEAIRALRVARTSAVKARTQAINQIRSLLVSAPAVLREQITGLNTAALITTLARLRPGQDLAHPPTATRAALRLLARRYQALDTEIAELDNAIAPLTQQACPDLLELRGVGTQTAGTLLAAAGDNPERMRSEAAFAHLTGAAPIPASSGRTDRHRLDRGGNRSANNALYTIVLVRMRHDERTRAYVERRTQEGLTKKDIIRCLKRYVAREIYHALTTTPTTQQTPPKTPTTAA, encoded by the coding sequence ATGACGCAAGAAAGCCCGCGGATCATCGGCGGAGTCGATTCCCATGGCCAGACCCATCACGGCGCGGTGATCGACCAGGTGGGCCGGCACCTGGCCGACAAGGAGTTCCCCACCACCACCGATGGCTACCGGCGGCTACTGGAATGGATGCGGTCGCATGGTGAGCTCGTCGCGATCGGGGTCGAGGGAACCGGTGCCTACGGCGCCGAACTCGCCCGGGTACTCACCGCCTCTGGCATCAGCGTCATCGAGGTGGATCGCCCCGACCGTAAAACCCGTCGCCTGAGAGGAAAATCAGACTCGATCGATGCCTACGCCGCAGCCACCGCGGTGCTGGCCGAACGCGCCACCGGCATCCCGAAAAGCCGTGACGGTGTGGTCGAGGCCATCCGCGCCCTGCGCGTGGCCCGCACCAGCGCGGTCAAAGCCCGCACCCAGGCGATCAACCAGATCCGTTCACTGCTGGTCTCCGCACCGGCGGTGCTACGCGAGCAGATCACCGGCCTGAACACCGCCGCACTGATCACCACCCTGGCCCGGCTACGACCCGGCCAGGACCTGGCCCACCCGCCGACGGCCACCCGCGCCGCCCTGCGCCTACTGGCACGGCGCTACCAGGCCCTCGACACCGAGATCGCCGAACTCGACAACGCCATCGCCCCGCTGACCCAACAGGCCTGCCCGGACCTGCTGGAACTCCGCGGCGTCGGCACCCAGACCGCCGGTACCCTCCTGGCCGCCGCCGGCGACAACCCTGAACGCATGCGCTCCGAAGCCGCATTCGCCCACCTCACCGGAGCCGCCCCCATCCCCGCCTCCTCCGGCCGCACCGACCGCCACCGCCTCGACCGCGGCGGCAACCGCTCCGCCAACAATGCCCTCTACACCATCGTCCTGGTCCGCATGCGCCACGACGAACGAACCCGCGCCTACGTCGAACGCCGCACCCAGGAAGGACTCACGAAAAAAGACATCATCCGCTGCCTCAAACGCTACGTCGCCCGCGAGATCTACCACGCACTCACCACCACCCCCACAACACAACAAACCCCTCCAAAAACCCCCACAACCGCCGCTTGA
- a CDS encoding molybdenum cofactor biosynthesis protein MoaE has translation MTRTARVIAASNRAAVGVYPDRTGPVIVEWLRGRGYETPAPVVVPDGDPVGEELRRAVADRADVVITTGGTGISPTDRTPEVTAAVLDYPIPGLAEAIRSAGLPEVPTAVLSRGLAGVSGRTLIVNLPGSRGGVKDGLGVLDGVLEHAVDQLHGGDHAVPNRVVADVLRADVTEQVIDVEDLARSVEHSAAGAVVTFGGVVRDHDGGRGVRELEYVGHPSASDVIAEVAQDIAARFEGVRAIAVSHRIGLLKIGDVALGCAVAAEHRKQAFSSCSELVDEVKRRLPIWKRQVFDDNTEEWVNCP, from the coding sequence ATGACGAGGACAGCGCGAGTGATCGCCGCGTCCAACCGCGCCGCGGTCGGCGTGTACCCCGACCGCACCGGTCCGGTGATCGTCGAATGGCTGCGCGGGCGCGGCTACGAGACCCCCGCCCCCGTCGTGGTGCCCGACGGCGACCCGGTGGGAGAGGAGCTGCGCCGCGCGGTCGCCGACCGCGCGGACGTCGTGATCACCACCGGCGGCACCGGCATCAGCCCGACCGACCGCACGCCCGAGGTCACGGCGGCGGTGCTCGACTACCCGATCCCGGGGCTGGCCGAGGCGATCCGCTCGGCAGGCCTGCCGGAGGTCCCGACGGCGGTGCTTTCCCGTGGGCTGGCCGGGGTCAGCGGCCGGACGTTGATCGTGAACCTGCCGGGCTCGCGCGGCGGCGTCAAGGACGGGCTCGGCGTGCTGGACGGAGTCCTGGAGCACGCCGTCGACCAGCTGCACGGCGGCGACCACGCGGTGCCGAACCGCGTGGTCGCGGACGTCCTGCGGGCCGACGTGACCGAGCAGGTGATCGACGTCGAGGACCTGGCCCGCTCGGTGGAGCACAGTGCGGCAGGCGCGGTGGTGACCTTCGGCGGGGTGGTCCGCGACCACGACGGCGGGCGCGGCGTACGCGAGCTCGAATACGTCGGGCATCCCAGCGCGTCCGACGTGATCGCCGAGGTGGCGCAGGACATCGCGGCGCGCTTCGAGGGGGTGCGCGCCATCGCGGTGTCGCACCGCATCGGCCTGCTCAAGATCGGCGATGTGGCGCTCGGGTGCGCGGTGGCGGCGGAACACCGCAAGCAGGCGTTCAGCTCCTGCTCGGAGCTGGTCGACGAGGTGAAGCGGCGCCTGCCGATCTGGAAGCGCCAGGTCTTCGACGACAACACCGAAGAATGGGTCAACTGCCCTTGA
- the moaC gene encoding cyclic pyranopterin monophosphate synthase MoaC → MAQDELTHVDEAGAARMVDVSGKQPTARTAVASGVVRTTAEVIALLRRDGLPKGDAIATARIAGIMAAKRTPDLIPLCHPIAISGAKVELVLGEAEVRIIATVKTTDRTGVEMEALTAVAGAGLTLHDMIKAVDPAAVLDAVQVERKEGGKTGTWNRDA, encoded by the coding sequence ATGGCGCAGGACGAGCTCACGCATGTCGACGAGGCGGGCGCGGCTCGCATGGTCGACGTCTCCGGAAAGCAGCCCACCGCCCGCACCGCCGTCGCGAGCGGCGTGGTGCGCACGACTGCCGAGGTGATCGCCCTGCTGCGCCGCGACGGGCTGCCTAAGGGCGACGCGATCGCCACCGCCCGGATCGCCGGGATCATGGCCGCGAAGCGGACCCCGGACCTGATCCCGCTGTGCCACCCGATCGCGATCTCCGGCGCCAAGGTCGAACTCGTGCTCGGCGAGGCCGAGGTGCGGATCATCGCGACGGTGAAGACCACCGACCGCACCGGCGTCGAGATGGAGGCGCTGACCGCGGTCGCCGGGGCGGGGCTGACGCTGCACGACATGATCAAGGCCGTCGACCCAGCCGCCGTGCTCGACGCCGTCCAGGTGGAGCGCAAGGAGGGCGGCAAGACCGGCACCTGGAACCGCGACGCCTGA
- a CDS encoding NAD-dependent malic enzyme has product MPVPGPGYSITVRVEAPPSTTAAGDLTSAVGRAGGVITAFDVVESHADRIVVDITCNALSADHANDLAEVLGALPGVRVRKISDRTFLVHLGGKIEVNSRVALNNRDDLSRAYTPGVARVCTAIANNPEDARRLTIKRNAVAVVTDGSAVLGLGNIGPAAALPVMEGKAALFKKFAGVNAWPVCLDTQDTEEIIRAVELMAPVYGGINLEDIAAPRCFEIEARLREKLNIPVFHDDQHGTAIVVLGALRNALRVVNKDITDCRIVVCGVGAAGSAIIRLLQHKKPADIIAVDIDGIVHAGRGDSDPNLQSIAASTNKDGRGGTLSDAVREADVFIGVSAPNLLSADDVASMNSDAIVFALANPDPEIDPLEAQKHATIVATGRSDYPNQINNVLAFPGVFRGLLDAHAHKITDEMMLAASNAIADVVDGERINASFIVPSVFDSAVAPAVAEAVKKAAIASKEDDPAPQGGSSLPWSMAEDIEY; this is encoded by the coding sequence ATGCCGGTTCCAGGTCCGGGTTATTCGATCACCGTTCGCGTCGAGGCCCCGCCGTCGACGACCGCTGCGGGTGACCTGACGAGCGCGGTCGGTCGCGCGGGCGGCGTCATCACGGCGTTCGACGTCGTCGAGTCGCACGCCGACCGCATCGTCGTCGACATCACCTGCAACGCGCTGTCGGCCGACCACGCCAACGACCTCGCCGAGGTCCTCGGCGCCCTGCCCGGCGTCCGGGTGCGCAAGATCTCCGACCGGACCTTCCTGGTACACCTCGGCGGCAAGATCGAGGTCAACTCGCGGGTCGCGCTCAACAACCGCGACGACCTCTCCCGCGCGTACACCCCCGGCGTGGCCCGGGTGTGCACCGCGATCGCGAACAACCCCGAGGACGCCCGCCGGCTGACCATCAAGCGCAACGCGGTCGCGGTGGTCACCGACGGTTCCGCCGTGCTCGGGCTGGGCAACATCGGCCCGGCGGCCGCGCTGCCGGTCATGGAGGGCAAGGCCGCGCTGTTCAAGAAGTTCGCCGGCGTCAACGCCTGGCCGGTCTGCCTGGACACCCAGGACACCGAGGAGATCATCCGCGCGGTCGAGCTGATGGCCCCGGTCTACGGCGGCATCAACCTGGAGGACATCGCCGCCCCGCGTTGCTTCGAGATCGAGGCCCGGCTGCGGGAGAAGCTGAACATCCCCGTCTTCCACGACGACCAGCACGGCACCGCGATCGTGGTGCTGGGCGCGCTGCGCAACGCGCTGCGCGTGGTGAACAAGGACATCACCGACTGCCGCATCGTGGTGTGCGGCGTCGGCGCCGCCGGTTCGGCCATCATCCGCCTGCTGCAGCACAAGAAACCGGCCGACATCATCGCCGTCGACATCGACGGCATCGTCCACGCCGGTCGCGGCGACAGCGACCCGAACCTGCAGTCCATCGCGGCGTCCACCAACAAGGACGGCCGTGGCGGCACGCTGTCCGACGCGGTGCGCGAGGCGGACGTGTTCATCGGCGTGTCCGCGCCGAACCTGCTCAGCGCGGACGACGTGGCGTCCATGAACTCCGACGCGATCGTGTTCGCGCTGGCCAACCCCGACCCGGAGATCGACCCGCTGGAGGCGCAGAAGCACGCCACCATCGTGGCGACCGGCCGCAGCGACTACCCGAACCAGATCAACAACGTGCTGGCCTTCCCGGGCGTGTTCCGCGGTCTGCTGGACGCGCACGCACACAAAATCACCGACGAGATGATGCTGGCGGCGTCGAACGCGATCGCCGACGTCGTGGACGGGGAGCGGATCAACGCGTCGTTCATCGTGCCGAGCGTGTTCGACTCCGCGGTGGCCCCGGCGGTCGCGGAAGCGGTGAAGAAGGCCGCGATCGCGTCGAAGGAAGACGACCCGGCCCCGCAGGGCGGCTCTTCCCTGCCCTGGTCCATGGCCGAGGACATCGAGTACTGA
- a CDS encoding helicase-associated domain-containing protein: MSSLADWLRARSDEQLVALLRARPDLATPPPADNSVLATRVGVRSSVARACEDLDSFAHATLEALVLLDADVAPVPLDAVAGLLGRDVTVERVRRSVTQLRDLALAWGEDAELSVSTAAREALPTFPAGLGRPAEHLTEAAAKAALTDLDEEERRLVGKLAEGAPIGRTKDAAKQVPLEQAANPVQRLLAKGLLLRRDAETVELPRQLALAVRGDHPMGPVEPEEPIPDLTGTGQSNVDNTGGGSALELLRHVEELLAAWGEEPPDVLRSGGVGVRDLRRTAKAIEIDENQLGLLVEVAVAANLLANSEGSEPQWVPTIQSDTWLASPPGQRWATLAQAWLDLPRLPGLIGARDEKDRLLNPLSEDLRRPLAPKDRRRILDYLDELPGGHGARLDDVAAVLGWRAPRRGGRLRDDLVLWTLAEATVLGVVALHALTTAGRVLLVDGAAEAARQLADALPEPLDHVLVQADLTVVAPGRLEPDLAIEMKLVADVESAGSATVYRISEGSIRRAFDAGHTADDLHSLFRTRSRTPIPQSLTYLIDDVARRHGRLRAGTAAAFLRCDDPLLLAEILAKPESEELELRRIAPTVLVSPLPLADVVAVLRVAGFAPVAEGPDGNVLDLRESGRRVRGKSRPAQPVAIAAPSPEQLGELVAQLRAGDRAGAARRGSAVSPERGRPSAEATLQLLRDAARQRRSVWLGFVDTHGVRSQRVVRPVSVGGGILQGFDTSSEELGNFPLHRIMSVALVED; encoded by the coding sequence ATGTCATCACTGGCGGATTGGCTGCGGGCACGCAGCGACGAACAGCTCGTCGCCCTGCTGCGCGCGCGGCCCGACCTCGCGACCCCACCGCCGGCCGACAACTCGGTGCTGGCGACGCGCGTCGGAGTGCGCTCGTCCGTCGCACGGGCCTGCGAGGACCTCGATTCCTTCGCCCACGCCACGCTCGAGGCGCTGGTGCTGCTCGACGCCGACGTCGCCCCGGTGCCGTTGGACGCCGTCGCCGGGCTGCTCGGCCGCGACGTCACGGTCGAACGCGTCCGCCGATCCGTCACGCAGCTGCGTGACCTCGCGCTGGCCTGGGGCGAGGACGCCGAGCTATCGGTGTCCACGGCGGCGCGGGAGGCGCTCCCGACCTTCCCCGCCGGGCTCGGGCGCCCCGCCGAGCACCTCACCGAGGCGGCGGCGAAGGCCGCGCTGACCGACCTCGACGAGGAGGAGCGGCGGTTGGTCGGCAAGCTCGCCGAAGGCGCGCCGATCGGCCGTACCAAGGACGCCGCCAAGCAGGTCCCGCTGGAGCAGGCGGCCAATCCGGTGCAACGGCTGCTCGCCAAGGGGTTGCTGCTGCGGCGCGATGCCGAGACCGTCGAGCTGCCGCGCCAGCTCGCGTTGGCCGTGCGCGGCGACCACCCGATGGGCCCGGTGGAGCCCGAGGAGCCGATCCCGGACCTGACCGGCACCGGTCAGTCCAATGTGGACAACACCGGTGGCGGCTCGGCGCTGGAGCTGCTGCGGCACGTCGAAGAGCTGCTCGCCGCCTGGGGCGAGGAACCACCGGACGTGCTGCGCTCCGGCGGCGTCGGCGTGCGCGACCTGCGCCGCACCGCCAAGGCCATCGAGATCGACGAAAACCAGCTGGGCCTGCTCGTGGAGGTCGCGGTCGCGGCCAACCTCCTCGCCAACAGCGAGGGGTCGGAACCCCAGTGGGTGCCCACCATCCAGTCCGACACCTGGCTGGCCTCCCCGCCCGGGCAGCGCTGGGCAACCCTGGCCCAGGCCTGGCTGGACCTGCCCCGGCTGCCGGGCCTCATCGGCGCCCGCGACGAGAAGGACCGGCTGCTCAACCCGCTGTCCGAAGACCTGCGCCGGCCGCTCGCGCCGAAGGACCGCCGCCGCATCCTCGACTACCTCGACGAACTGCCGGGCGGACACGGCGCCCGGCTGGACGACGTCGCCGCCGTGCTCGGCTGGCGCGCCCCGCGCCGCGGCGGACGGCTGCGCGACGACCTGGTGCTCTGGACCCTCGCCGAGGCGACCGTCCTCGGCGTCGTCGCGCTGCACGCGCTGACCACCGCCGGACGCGTCCTGCTCGTCGACGGCGCCGCCGAGGCGGCCCGGCAACTCGCCGACGCGCTCCCCGAACCACTGGACCACGTCCTGGTGCAGGCCGACCTCACCGTCGTCGCGCCGGGCCGCCTCGAACCCGACCTCGCCATCGAGATGAAGCTCGTCGCAGACGTCGAATCCGCGGGGAGCGCAACGGTTTACCGGATCAGCGAAGGCAGCATCCGGCGCGCGTTCGACGCCGGCCACACCGCCGACGACCTGCACTCGCTGTTCCGCACCCGCTCCCGCACCCCGATCCCGCAGTCGCTGACCTACCTCATCGACGACGTCGCCCGCCGCCACGGCCGGCTCCGCGCGGGCACCGCCGCAGCCTTCCTGCGCTGCGACGATCCGCTGCTGCTGGCCGAAATCCTGGCCAAACCCGAGAGCGAAGAACTCGAACTCCGCCGCATCGCCCCAACCGTCCTGGTCAGCCCCCTGCCACTGGCCGACGTCGTCGCCGTCCTCCGCGTCGCCGGATTCGCCCCGGTGGCCGAAGGCCCCGACGGCAACGTGCTCGACCTCCGGGAGAGCGGTCGGCGAGTGCGCGGCAAGAGCCGCCCGGCGCAGCCGGTGGCGATCGCCGCGCCGAGCCCGGAGCAGCTCGGCGAGCTCGTAGCGCAGCTGCGAGCCGGCGACCGGGCCGGGGCGGCGCGGCGCGGCAGCGCCGTGAGCCCCGAGCGCGGGCGGCCGAGCGCCGAGGCGACGCTGCAGCTGCTGCGCGACGCGGCGCGGCAGCGCCGGAGCGTGTGGCTGGGGTTCGTCGACACGCACGGAGTGCGGAGCCAGCGCGTGGTGCGTCCGGTGAGCGTCGGCGGCGGAATCCTGCAGGGCTTCGACACCAGCAGCGAGGAGCTGGGCAACTTTCCGCTGCACCGGATCATGTCCGTCGCACTCGTCGAGGACTGA
- a CDS encoding MerR family transcriptional regulator, whose translation MKVKEEMRVLIGEPSRRFGVHTNQLRYYETQGLLELSRGANGYREYRDDAVPTVIHIRKRLEAGLSTQEIGYPQPRVTGSAPDFEPCPELLDALRARLRGLDEHIDTLVRSREGPPRLHRCDGTACSKPGLRLHNAGADTSVTALWGWRRAPDLRSVKLTAWCRAVSPRRVRRT comes from the coding sequence ATGAAGGTCAAGGAGGAAATGCGCGTGCTGATCGGGGAACCGAGCCGGCGGTTCGGAGTCCACACGAATCAGCTGCGTTACTACGAGACCCAGGGCCTGCTGGAGCTAAGCCGCGGCGCCAATGGCTACCGCGAGTACCGCGACGATGCCGTCCCGACCGTAATCCATATCAGGAAGCGGCTCGAAGCCGGACTGTCGACCCAGGAAATCGGATACCCGCAGCCCCGCGTCACCGGATCCGCACCCGACTTCGAACCCTGCCCGGAACTCCTGGACGCCCTGCGAGCACGCCTGCGCGGGCTAGACGAACACATCGACACGCTCGTCCGCTCACGGGAAGGTCCTCCACGACTACATCGATGCGACGGAACGGCGTGCTCCAAGCCAGGATTGCGACTCCACAACGCTGGCGCAGACACCAGCGTGACGGCGCTCTGGGGGTGGAGGCGGGCCCCGGACCTGCGGAGCGTGAAGCTTACGGCCTGGTGCCGGGCGGTCAGTCCTCGACGAGTGCGACGGACATGA
- a CDS encoding PPOX class F420-dependent oxidoreductase, which translates to MTATPFNPRVLLAESRLGVLATIKSDGRPQLSPVMPFYDHEAGVIYVSTREGLAKTANLRRDPRAALEVTSPDGWAWATAEGAVTLTGPGTDPHGPEVEALVDYYRMAAGEHPDWDGYRSVMVSGRRVLIAMAVDHVYGANIR; encoded by the coding sequence ATGACCGCCACACCGTTCAACCCGCGGGTGCTGCTCGCGGAAAGCCGGCTCGGCGTCCTCGCGACCATCAAGTCGGACGGCCGCCCCCAGCTCTCCCCCGTCATGCCGTTCTACGACCACGAGGCCGGTGTCATCTACGTTTCGACTCGCGAGGGGCTGGCCAAGACGGCGAACCTGCGCCGGGATCCGCGGGCCGCGCTGGAGGTCACCAGCCCCGACGGCTGGGCATGGGCCACGGCCGAGGGCGCGGTGACCCTCACCGGCCCGGGAACCGATCCGCACGGCCCCGAAGTCGAGGCGCTGGTGGACTACTACCGCATGGCCGCCGGGGAGCACCCGGACTGGGACGGGTACCGGTCGGTGATGGTGTCCGGCCGGAGGGTACTGATAGCGATGGCGGTCGACCACGTCTACGGCGCCAACATTCGCTGA
- a CDS encoding GTP-binding protein encodes MGFAGSDPRSNAAGQKTSTKIVVAGGFGVGKTTFVGSVSEIVPLTTEAVMTEASVGVDDLSATPDKVTTTVAMDFGRVSLDSDLILYLFGTPGQHRFWFMWDDLVRGAIGAVVLVDTRRLADAFASIDFFDDRGLPYIIAVNTFDGVLHHDQEDIREALTIAASVPMITVDARNRESTKQALIALVEHAMRQRMATTR; translated from the coding sequence GTGGGCTTCGCAGGCTCTGATCCCCGATCGAATGCGGCCGGCCAGAAGACCTCGACGAAGATCGTGGTGGCCGGTGGTTTCGGTGTCGGGAAGACGACTTTCGTCGGCTCGGTGTCCGAGATCGTGCCGTTGACCACCGAGGCGGTCATGACCGAGGCCAGCGTCGGGGTCGACGACCTCAGCGCGACGCCGGACAAGGTCACCACCACGGTCGCGATGGACTTCGGCCGGGTCTCGCTGGACTCGGACCTGATTCTGTACCTGTTCGGCACCCCAGGCCAGCACCGGTTCTGGTTCATGTGGGACGACCTGGTGCGCGGCGCGATCGGCGCGGTGGTGCTGGTCGACACCCGGCGGCTGGCGGACGCGTTCGCCTCGATCGACTTCTTCGACGACCGGGGCCTGCCGTACATCATCGCGGTGAACACCTTCGACGGCGTGCTGCACCACGACCAGGAGGACATCCGTGAGGCGCTGACCATCGCCGCCTCGGTCCCGATGATCACGGTGGACGCCCGGAACCGCGAGTCCACCAAGCAGGCCCTGATCGCCCTGGTCGAACACGCAATGCGCCAACGCATGGCCACGACGCGTTGA
- a CDS encoding DUF742 domain-containing protein, with protein sequence MNTGSEPSWDGDLFRLYNKRLSAESWQDDFVDNDGSAGHGSESMGGYDRALFGGPGADLFGSSYDSVPEVAAGPRPNDSGPPSVSMPSISQSMSPISQSMPSISQSMPPISQSMPSISGSMPAIPSVDQPESDSLDGGSLVRPYARTRGRTRTDYDLAIETLVTTSERGRSQATQTRAEHRSISELCLEARSVAEVAAHLRLPLGVVRVLIGDMADTGLVLIHDSGMVVGGRPSMEFLERVLSGLRRL encoded by the coding sequence ATGAACACCGGTTCCGAGCCCAGCTGGGACGGAGACCTCTTCCGCCTCTACAACAAGCGGCTGAGCGCCGAGTCCTGGCAGGACGACTTCGTCGACAACGACGGTTCGGCCGGCCACGGATCGGAGTCGATGGGCGGCTACGACCGGGCGCTGTTCGGCGGCCCAGGCGCGGACCTGTTCGGTTCCAGCTACGACTCGGTGCCCGAGGTTGCCGCCGGTCCCCGGCCGAACGACAGCGGCCCGCCGTCGGTGTCGATGCCGTCGATCTCGCAGTCGATGTCGCCGATTTCGCAGTCGATGCCGTCGATCTCGCAGTCGATGCCGCCGATTTCGCAGTCCATGCCGTCGATCTCCGGATCGATGCCGGCGATCCCCAGCGTCGACCAGCCGGAGTCCGACAGCCTCGACGGCGGTTCCCTGGTGCGGCCCTACGCCCGCACGCGCGGGCGCACCCGCACCGATTATGATCTTGCTATCGAAACGCTGGTGACCACCAGCGAACGCGGTCGCTCCCAGGCGACCCAGACCAGGGCCGAGCACCGCTCGATCTCCGAGCTGTGCCTGGAGGCCCGCTCGGTGGCCGAGGTGGCCGCGCACCTGCGCCTCCCGCTGGGGGTCGTCCGGGTGCTGATCGGCGACATGGCCGACACCGGTCTGGTTCTGATTCACGACAGTGGCATGGTCGTCGGTGGCCGGCCGTCCATGGAGTTCTTGGAAAGGGTGCTCAGTGGGCTTCGCAGGCTCTGA